A window of the Arachis duranensis cultivar V14167 chromosome 5, aradu.V14167.gnm2.J7QH, whole genome shotgun sequence genome harbors these coding sequences:
- the LOC107490538 gene encoding zinc-finger homeodomain protein 10: MEGGVVPSSSSSSAYRECLRNHAASLGSYATDGCGEFTLDDISGGSNSLQCAACGCHRNFHRKVNNYPQNGASPSEGTANTAHELMNYSEERAIAEEGIERGIIMGTNNNNININSSSNNKKRFRTKFSEEQKEKMLGFAEKIGWKLQRISKETEDEVERFCRSVGVSRQVFKVWMHNHKNNSSFNSSNSASNGNASSLTQ, from the coding sequence ATGGAAGGAGGAGTAGTACCatcgtcttcttcttcctcagcaTATAGAGAGTGCTTGAGGAACCATGCAGCCAGCCTCGGCAGCTATGCCACCGACGGCTGCGGAGAGTTCACCTTGGATGACATCAGCGGTGGCAGCAATAGTCTGCAGTGTGCAGCATGTGGCTGCCACCGCAATTTTCATCGCAAAGTGAACAATTACCCTCAGAACGGAGCGTCCCCTTCTGAGGGTACTGCAAACACGGCTCACGAGCTCATGAACTACTCAGAAGAGCGCGCCATAGCCGAAGAAGGCATAGAAAGAGGAATAATAATGggaactaataataataatattaatattaatagcagcagcaacaacaaaaaGAGGTTCAGGACGAAATTCAGCGAGGAGCAGAAGGAGAAGATGTTAGGGTTTGCGGAGAAGATTGGTTGGAAGCTTCAAAGAATTAGCAAAGAGACTGAAGATGAAGTTGAGAGGTTCTGTAGAAGTGTTGGTGTGAGTAGACAAGTTTTCAAGGTTTGGATGCATAACCACAAGAACAattcttcctttaattcttcTAATTCTGCTTCCAATGGCAATGCTTCATCTCTCACTCAgtag